The genomic interval CAAATACGCCGAAGCTCCGTCGAACATCGTCGAAGCACTCGTTAAAAAACAAGGCTAATCCCCTTTAGGCAAGAGGTTCACTGTCGTGGCTAAAGAAAAATTTGATCGTTCCCTTCCCCACGTTAACGTCGGCACTATCGGCCACGTTGACCACGGTAAGACCACTCTGACCGCAGCTCTGACTCGCGTCTGCTCCGAAGTTTTCGGTTCGGCAGTCGTTGAGTTCGACAAGATCGACTCGGCTCCGGAAGAAAAAGCGCGCGGTATCACCATCAACACCGCTCACGTCGAGTACAACTCGAACATTCGTCACTACGCTCACGTTGACTGCCCAGGTCACGCTGACTACGTGAAGAACATGATCACCGGTGCTGCCCAGATGGACGGCGCGATCCTGGTTTGCTCGGCCGCCGATGGTCCGATGCCACAAACCCGTGAGCACATCCTGCTGTCCCGTCAGGTTGGCGTTCCGTACATCGTGGTCTTCCTGAACAAGGCTGACCTGGTAGACGACGCTGAGCTGCTGGAACTGGTCGAGATGGAAGTTCGCGACCTGCTGTCCACCTATGACTTCCCAGGCGACGACACCCCGATCATCATCGGTTCGGCTCGTATGGCGCTGGAAGGCAAAGACGACAACGAGATGGGCACCTCCGCCGTCAAGAAGCTGGTTGAAACTCTGGACAGCTACATCCCAGAGCCAGAGCGTGCTATCGACAAGCCGTTCCTGATGCCAATCGAAGACGTATTCTCGATCTCGGGTCGTGGTACCGTTGTTACCGGTCGTATCGAGCGTGGTATCGTCCGCGTTCAGGATCCGCTGGAAATCGTTGGTCTGCGTGACACCACCACCACCACCTGCACCGGTGTTGAGATGTTCCGCAAGCTGCTGGACGAAGGTCGTGCTGGCGAGAACTGCGGCGTTCTGCTGCGTGGTACCAAGCGTGACGACGTTGAGCGTGGCCA from Pseudomonas fortuita carries:
- the tuf gene encoding elongation factor Tu → MAKEKFDRSLPHVNVGTIGHVDHGKTTLTAALTRVCSEVFGSAVVEFDKIDSAPEEKARGITINTAHVEYNSNIRHYAHVDCPGHADYVKNMITGAAQMDGAILVCSAADGPMPQTREHILLSRQVGVPYIVVFLNKADLVDDAELLELVEMEVRDLLSTYDFPGDDTPIIIGSARMALEGKDDNEMGTSAVKKLVETLDSYIPEPERAIDKPFLMPIEDVFSISGRGTVVTGRIERGIVRVQDPLEIVGLRDTTTTTCTGVEMFRKLLDEGRAGENCGVLLRGTKRDDVERGQVLVKPGSVKPHTKFTAEVYVLSKEEGGRHTPFFKGYRPQFYFRTTDVTGNCELPEGVEMVMPGDNIQMTVTLIKTIAMEDGLRFAIREGGRTVGAGVVAKIIE